The sequence below is a genomic window from Rhinopithecus roxellana isolate Shanxi Qingling chromosome 19, ASM756505v1, whole genome shotgun sequence.
GTTATCCCAGCCACCATTTGTGGCATAATCTACACTTTCCCCACTGAGATATGCCGTGATAGCATATAATGCATTCCTATAGAAACTTGGGActctttctggattttctattctgtttattGTATCAAGGATCATAAACTGGGGCCCCTGTAGCCCATTTCAGGCCTCCAGATGTGTTTTTGGTCTTGCTTTGGTTTTGGTCAGaagtgtctttttaaattgtaaattttcATGCCTTTAGACAGCTCACAAAGTCAGGCCTATCTTAGAGCAAGGTACTTGCTCAAGCCCTAAGAGTACTTGAGGATGTTTTGCCTGGAGTGACACCAGCAACATCCTGTTTTAACACTTTCACCTCAGAACACATTTTGGTTGTCTAACAGTGGACATTCCCTCTCATTCTTCTTTTGTGATGGTTCCTTAAGTACTCAGTTCTCCAGATGAACTTTTTACACTGTTTTGTCAACATCTGTGGGGAAAAAACTCTCTGAAAGTTTGATTGCAATTGCATAAAATTCTAAATTCATTTGGATGGAATGTACAGCTTTACCATATTGAACCATCATTTAGACATTTTGTAAGTCTCTATTCAGTTCTTTTATATctcaggagaggggaggggaggggagggtggaaaagcgggagggggagggggaggggaggtggaaaGGGGGGGGAAAGGGGGGGAGGGAAGggtgaaggaagagaagggggggaggggaagggggggggggggaaggggggaagggagaggaacaggaggggagagaggagaggaggggggaaggggaggaaggaagggaggagagggaggggaggggaaggggaggggaaggggagagggggaggagaaggggagggggggagaggggggagggaagggagggaggggagggaagggaggggaaaggggggagggaaggggaagggaaagggaaggggagagggaggggagggaaggggagaggaaggagaggagggggggggaggagggaaggggagaggaagtgaggggcgagggaggggaaggaaggggaagggaagggaggggaagggggaaggggaggtaagaaaaagggaagggaaggagaacgggaggggaaggggaggggaagggagggccAGGGGAGGGGacgggaaagggaaaggagggaaggggagaggaggggaagggaaggggaagggaaggggaagggaaggggagggaaaaggagaggaagggaggggaaggggaggggaaaggagaggaagggaggggaaggggaagggaggggaaggggaggggaggggagaggaaggggagaagaagaggaggaaaggggaggggacggggaggagaaggggagggaagggaagggaaaaaatggaGATAGGACAGACCTCTGTAAATCCCAGACAGCCCTGCGTCTTGCTCAGGGCCCCGAGGAGGGCAGTGAGACTCCAGAGAGGGATGGTGGTGTGCGAGGATCAAGACCACGAAAATCCCCATGATAGGCACCAAATCAAGCAGCAGAAAGAGCTTCCAGATACGAGGAGATCCCTGGGCAGGAGCAGAGGATGTCTTACAGCTACCTGTATGGACCAACCTGGCCCTGGACCACCTGATTTCACGGACAATCAGGGATATGCCTCATATACTGGGGGGACGGGTGATTCCAGAAACAGATGGCTTCCTCCTCAAGGGCTGGTGTTGCACAGCCCCCAGGCTGAGCTACGACctcagagaaagggagaggaaccCCAGATTGACTGTGCCAGCCTCTCGGGATAAACAAGGAAACGTGCCCCTCCCAGGGGCTTGCATCGTGGGGTGGGGGCTGTCTTGCTTTCTCTGCTGAGCCCACTAGGCTGGCTGGAAGCGACAGGTGTGTGTGATGGCCCGCTCTGGATGGGAGGTTCCAGCGGAGCGTGGGAGGAAAGCAGCGCTGGGGCGGGCCGCGCCCCCCACACCAcgtctcctcttcctcctgggcgGGGATGGAGGGGGCGGCGCACGGCCAGCAGGGGGCGCCAGACGACCGGCAATGCGGCAGGACGGGCTGGCCGCGCTCGGGACACGCCCCCGCCCGAGACCCCTAGCCCACCGCAGCCCACGCACCCCACCCAGCTCCCCGTCCCAGACAGAGAGCAGCGGAACGGGCGGCGTGGCCGgcgtgggagggagggaggcagagagcacAGGGAGCCTGCGCCCGGTGGAGCATGCTCAAGGTCACGGCCAGAGTCCAGCCAGAGACCCCAGGGCGTCCGCCGCACACCCGCCGTCCCACGCGAAGACTTCCGACCTCCGGCCAGATGAGTTCATGCAGCCTGACGGGATCAAGGAAGGCGGCCACCACGGAGTCAACATTTTAAATAGGGTCATTTCTGTTACCGTGTTTTggcatttcttcctgttttaagtTTCTGCAAACCAAAACgcgcagggccgggcgcggtggctcacgcctgtaatcctagcacattgagaggcccaggcgggcgcatcacctgaggtcaggagttcgagaccagcctggctaacatggcgaaaccccgtctctactaaaaatacaaaaattagccgggcgttgtggcgggcacctgtagtcccagctagtcaggaggctgaggcaagagaatcgcttgaacccgggaggcagaggttgcagtgggctgagatcccgccattgcactctagcctgggtgacagagcgagactctgtctcaaaaaaaaaaaaaaaaaaaaaaaactggcgcAGGCCCCGAGTCTCTTCCTCCGAGGTGCCTGGACTGGGCCCTCCTCCTGTGCCTGTCCCTGCGCACCAGCCGCCCGTCCCCCCTTACCCCGCCCCCCACCACCGCGTGCTGGGCCTGCCCGCCTGGTTTATAACCTCAGGACTCCTCGCGACTCCACCCCTGCTGCCGCTAAGcgcctcctttctttctctgctcttctTCACCGCCATCCGACCAAGGCCCGGCccctccctcaccctcacccACACCTGAACCTCGGGGAGGCCCCAGGAGCAGGGCGCCCGCACAAGGCCGCTCCTCTACCCAATGCCCCTTCTCAGCCACACTCACCCAAAGCTGCCTCCGGGCTCTGGGCTCCATGGCAACCAGCATCTAAGCAGGCCTAATGCCTTCCCAGAGTTCCTGAGGGCTAAGGGCAGGAGCAAGAGCATGACCCCAGCAAGGGGAGGACCaatgggggcagggggcagagggCAGCGCCTGGGCTTGTGGGCCGCAGAACCAGGCAGCCTGTTGCTAGGTAACCACATCTCCCATCACTGCCCCAGCGCATCGTCCTGAGCCGCCCATCCTGTCTCCAGCCACCTTCTGTGGAGTCTCGAACACTATCATCTGTGGGACCCTGAAGGCCGAAGGGAGAAGCAAGAGCGCAGCCACCACCCCTGAGCCACCTGTGGCTCTGCTACCCACCATTTCACTGTGAAGAGTCAGCTGCCTGGGCCGTGAGGTCACTGCCACCATGAGTCTGGGTATCATGGAAGAGGAAGATCTGGCTGAGTACTTCCGGCTGCAGTATGGGGAGCGGCTGCTGCAGATGCTCCAGTGAGTGTCTGAGGCCTGGCTTGCCCACCCTTCTGTGCCTGGGACCACTCACACCCATCCCATGCCTCATCTTCCAACCTATCTGTCCCCTCCTCTCCTGTAACCCAGTGCCCCAAATAACCCTGGCACTAGTCCACCCCATCACGCTGGTCTCCACCCCATCACCCTCCCCAGCTCACTCCTGCATGGCCCTCTGTGCTTCTCAACACAGCATTCCTTCCCTCCAAAAGGGAGAGAGGCCCCTCTCCTTCCCCATGGGTATCTGTCTCCACGGGTTACTCCCAGCCCCAGCCTACCCCTTCTCAGAACACACAGACCTTTCGTGTTCATATCTTGGGCAGGAAACTCCCCAATGTTCAGGGACAGTCGGAGTCCCCATCCATCCGGCTactggagaagaaaaaggagacgAAAATCATGCATCATAATATGCTGCAGAAGAAGAAGGTGGGGACTCGGGGATGGAGTGCAGAGGGGCAGGAAAGGAGGAGAGTGGGCTGGGGCAACGGGAGAGCCTGTAGACAGCCCTCCATTGTCTTGGTGGGGTGGCTAGAGCCAGGAGTCCTCTATGTGGTCTGGTCTCTTTGGGGAGAACAGAAAGGATCTGGGTCTTGGGGGTACCACTGTCCAGGTATGCTCtgctctgagccaggcatgggatagaAAGTGGGAGGCTCCTATGGACCCTCTTGGGCCTGGGCATGGAGCCTCTGGGGCAGGGATGCCGGGGTCTTCCTCGGTACTCATGTCAGGGGCCCTCCTGACCtctctgctcccccacccccacccccaccccaaagaTGTTTCAGCGCAGAATGGAAGCCCTGAACCTGCGCTGGGAGGAACTGAGCGTTAAGGAAGCCCAGCTGAAGGCCCACATCCAGAAGTTTGAGCAGTTCATCCAGGTTTGAAGGGGTGTGGGCAGCCACAGTGGCCGGGTGATCCACACTCCGCAGGTGGGCAAACTACCGCTCCTCCTCCTTGCTTCTGCTGATTCCTCGCCCTGAGTTAAAAGCATCCTTAGTGCTTCAGCATTGCCTGGCACCTCCCTAGGCATCCTTTATGTCCCCCACCTGTCTCTGTTTGTAATTTTCCATTTACCTGTCAGTCTCTGCTCCCTCTAGATGCCTGTTTCCTATTTCCTTTCCAGTACCTAGGACATACAGTTTATCCAGTAAATGAAcccatggatgaatgaatgaagatgcTACAGTCAGGACTAAACACTTGGGAAATACAGTGATGAATGGGACAGTTTTagtccctccacccaccccacccctccatcCTTGTCCTTGCACTGAAGGTCCGGGCAGGGGATGGTTGAAGAACCAGGCACCAGAGTCCATTCCAAGACACCCTTTCTCACTTCAGTTCTTAGTGGAGCAATTTAATCATCTTAAAAATCCGGATTTATCCAGACCCACTCCAATTTGCACTTACGTGGCCCTGAAGGGCCTGGTCCAGCTCCGGGAGTGGGTAATGATTGCCGTCGGGGCCACAAGAAGCCTCACTCTGAAGCACCTTCCTTCCTGCTCTGTGTCTAAGCCATGTGGGACAGGAAGTCCTTGGACCGGGCACATTCTCCAGAGGTCCAGTTCTTAGCAGCCAGAGAAACACTTATGGAGTGGTTGGGACAGAAGATTTGGGCATGATTTCTCCAAATGGCTCTCAGAGGGTCGGTAGCTTCAATTCCTAGAGAGTTTGCTACAAATACAGACCGCAGGGGCTTCCCTTGTTGCTTTCAGCATGTCTGAGGTTGGGCCCAGgcttctatatttttttaaaagctccccaggcaGTTCTGATGACCAGGTGGATTTGAAAGTCACTGGTTTAGACCCCCTCAGTCCTCTCCTGGGCTTACAGGGCAGCATACAGATCCTCCATGCACCTCCCTCAGTGGCCTCCAAGTGCCACCACCACATACACCCGTCCATGTGGAATCACAGGAGCCCCTGAAGGGAGAAAGGAGCCACACAGGGTGAGGGGTGGGCTTGCCCCTAATCTTAGGGGAGGGCTCTGCAGAAGAAAGAGGCAGGATTGGATTGATTGCAGTAACAGCCTCGTTCTGTCCTCTGGGCATCGAACTGCCTGTTCCATCTCCTCCCTCAGTGGGATGCCATTCTGAGCTCCTAAGAGCATA
It includes:
- the CCDC42 gene encoding coiled-coil domain-containing protein 42, which translates into the protein MSLGIMEEEDLAEYFRLQYGERLLQMLQKLPNVQGQSESPSIRLLEKKKETKIMHHNMLQKKKMFQRRMEALNLRWEELSVKEAQLKAHIQKFEQFIQENDQKRIRAMKKANKERELKRQHMQELTKGKQEMVALRLEHQRLSAKLQGYSIFNKYLEKVVENSESLWP